GCTCCATATCGGGGCTGTCTTATGTCCACCTTAATTGGGGGCCTGTTCCAACAGACTATAACCGGCTCTTGAGTGAACTTGAGCAACACGGCATGATCCGAGTTGAGCCGGTAGTTACGGGAGATTACAATGGGGAGGTGGTTGCGGCTTTAGGTGGGGTTGCTCTTGATTCACTATCGGACGAGGAAAAAGACACGGTTCGAGCCGTTACGGATAGGTTTAAGTCTTGGTCTTCTAAGGATCTATCCGAGTACTCCCACGAGGAGAAAGGCTATACGGCTACCGGCCATGGCGAAGCAATCAGTTATGACTTCGCAAAGGACTTGTCCCTTGATTAGCCGATCGCGGCCTCTTTGTTAACACCGTCACCGTCTTACCGCAAACGCTGCTCAACGTGGTGGCCGACGATCCTTCGGACGACCGCGTCCTGGAATGCGCCGGGGCGGCCGGCGCGGCATGCGTCGTGTCCGGTGACTGTCACCTGCTTGAAGAGAACCAAAAGGCGGGCGTGCGCGTCATATTTGTGAAGTCCGTGAACTGAGGCGGGGAGTTTGAAATCAGGGGGACACCATACCGGATTATTATCCCGAGGGACACCGGGGCCCCCATGCCGACAAATAATTGAGTATGGTGTCCCCCCAATTTTAAGGGGGCCGTGTTATTAGGTGGGATATTTGGGGAGCGACGTGCGGTCTCCGGCAGGCCGGCGACCGGGCGAAATCTGCGGGCCCGTTGGTCAAACCGGGCAATCCCCCGCTATTACGGTCCGCGCCACGCCGCCGTCGGTAGCCAGCCACAAGGAGTCCCCGTCCAGCAGCATGTAGTTCACCCCGCCTTCAAGAGGCGACAGGACGACCTGCTCCGTGGTGAGGCGCCCGCCCGCAATGCTGAACTTGAGGACACCGTCCTGGAACACGGCCCACGTCCCTCCTTCAGGGTCGATGTAGAAGATTCTGGAGCGCCCCAGGTCAGGCAGATCGTTTTCGCTGCGGATGACATTGTCCTGCCCGTCAACCGCCACAATGTACCCCCTGGACGTTTCGGTATCATTGCACAGCATGTACTGGTAATCGCCTTCCAGTTCGTAGATTACGTCCTCCACCCAGACGTTGCCTCCCAGCCGGTCGGACATCTCGCGCTGCTTGTTGTAGAGCGTGTGATGGTCAATGCCCTCCCGGTAGAAGAAGTTCCCCCCGAACCAGTTGTTTGTGCAGACTAAATGCCCGTCACCTGTAAGAATAACGATACGACTGTCGTTGTCCGAACCTGCGGGGGAGCACACAAAGAAGCGGTGAGCGCCGTCCTTTCTCTCCACCTTCACTACGGGACCGAAGATATAGTTTTGGGGATGGCTGAACTTTTGGGCCTTGCCCTCACGGTCAATGCGGTAGAGCGCGTCGCGTTCTGCAAACCATAGCCAACCGTCGAGAAAGAACGCCTTACCCCCATATCTGAAGGTTTTGGCGTTGCACTTGAAAACCAGGGGCTTTCGGCCTTCTTCCAGGCAGCAGAAATATCCGGAATCCCGGCTCACCAGGTAGCGCTGTCCGTTGGCGTTGGCAGAGTGGCCGTATTCCTGTTTGTCCTTCAGCGCCTTCCTGCGCCCGTCTAAAGTCACCAGGTAGTCCCTGGTGGCATCAAGGCTTACGCGCTCGGTCACCAGCAGGAGCTTGTCTCCGTTGGGCTGGGGAACAAACCCGGCGATCCACCAGTTGCGGTCGACACCCTGTTCCTCCCCGATGACCTCCACCTGACCGTCAGGGAGCAGGTGCAAAAGCCTTCTCTGGATCATAAACGGATGCCAGCTCTCCGGCGGACAGAAATCGAGGAAAAGAACGAACCACTTGGTCCCGTCGCTGTCCACAAAGACTCTTTCAATCCGCCCCCCGTGGTTCCGGTCGATGTACGGGTTGAGGGCCGTGCACTCTTTGAACCCGCCGTCTTCCGTCCGGGAGTATGCTTTGCCCGATTCCCCGATCACCCACAGCACGCCGTCGCGGTCGACCGCCATCGACACGATCTTCTCCGGTGTGTCGGCAAACACCGCTTCCCCGTCGCCGGTCAGGTGCGCCAGCCGGCCGTCGTAGAGCCACTTTGCACCGTCCGGGGCCGTCGTCACCAGGCACTCCCGCGGTTCGTACGGGTCCCCGACCGTTTCGAAGCCGGATTCCCCGCCGGAAAACCGGACCAGGCCGGCGCCCGTCAACGCCCACTTCGTTCCGTCGGGGGTCGTTTCGACCAGCCTGATGCGGCTGTCGGGCAGGTCGCTGTTGAAGGTGGTGAACTGGACCATTTCTTGCGGGTTGGAGCGCGTGATGCGCAGGATGCCGCCCGTCGCGGTTCCGGCCCAGTAATACAGGTCGTCGGCAGCCATGGAAGTGATCAGCGGCTGGCGCAGGTAGATGTCCCACCGGCGGCCCTCGTGGTCGGGATACTCAACGGGCGCGGCCCGGGCGGTGGGAAAAGAGAGGGTCACCACTCCCTGCCGGTAGGTGACCTGGTAATCCAGGAGTTCGGCCAGCGGCCTCAAGGGGACGTAAACCTGGTTCCCGTGCTTTACGGCGCCCCTGCTCAGGGGGACTTCCACCCCGCCCTTCCCCACGTAGTCCCGGCCGGGTACGATTTCCAGGGAGACGGCCATTCCGTCCCCGGACAGGTACAGCCGTTCATCTCCGGCATACTTATGTATCTCGAGACCGAGAGCCCGGCAAAACTGCGGCAACGGCACGAACAGTTGCCCGTCCCGGATTTGCGCACCGGAAATTGAATGCTCCCTGCCGTCCACCGCAAGCCTGATATCCTGCGCGGAGGCCGCGGGGGCATAGAAAAGTAATGCCGGCACAATCAGTAACCCGATGCCCCATTTTCTTCTCATTTCGCTCCCTCCCGTCGGTATTCAATAAACCCGGTATCGGCCCGGGGCGGCCGTTGTCGCCATTGGCAACCGGTCTAATGCTCTAAGTGATAAACCCCTTCATCTTACGATTTGTGACCTTTTGCCCAGGGGACTCCTTGACAGCCTGACGCCCGTACTGTATATAGTATATATACACAGTATGCAGGGCGGTGGTTATGCAACTCCTCATCTCCCAGCACAACCCGGTGCCTCTCTACCAGCAGATCGTGGAGCAGGTCCGCGACCGGATCATGCGGGGGGAACTCGCCCCCGGTGAACCTCTCCCCTCGATCCGCGAGCTGGCCCGGGAACTGGTGACCAGTGTAATCACCACCAAGCGCGCCTACCTGGAACTGGAGCGCGAAGGGCTCATCGTCACCCGGCAGGGGGTGGGCAGCTTCGTGGCGGCGGTCGATCCCGCCGCCCTGGCGGCGGCGCGCCGGAAGGCGGCGCGGGAGCTTCTGCGCCGGGCGGTGGAGAGGGCGCGGGAGACGGGGGTAGGGGACCGGGACATCGCCCGGATGGTCGAAGAAATCCTGGCCGTGAAGGAAGGGGAGAAGGAATGAGTGTTCATCCCGTGCCGCGGGAATGGGCGGAGGGCGATGCGCCGCCGGCCCTGCGCCTGGCCGGCGTCACCAAGCGCTACCCGGGCTTTGCCCTGCGGGATGTCGACCTGGAGTTGCCGCCGGGCCGGATCATGGGCCTGGTCGGGCCGAACGGCGCCGGGAAGAGCACCCTGATCAAGATCGTCCTCAACCTGGTCCGCCCGGACGCCGGGCGGGTGACGGTCTTCGGGCTGGACCACCGGGAGCGCGAGCCGGCGGTGAAGAGCCTGGTCGGCTACGTTCCGGAGGAGAACCGCCTCTACGAGGACCTGAGCGGTGCCTGGCTCGCCCGGTTTGTCTCCCGTTACTACCCCGCCTGGGACGACCGGCTGTTCGCGCGGTTGACCGCCGGGTTCAAGGTGCCCGTGGAGAAAAAGGTGCGGGAGCTTTCCAAGGGCAACCGCATGAAGCTCTCTGTGGCCCTCGCCCTGGCGCACCGGCCGCGGTTGGTCCTTCTCGATGAACCCACCTCCGGGGTCGACCCGGTGACGCGGCACGAATTGATGGAGGAACTCCTGGAGGTCATCATGGACGAAGAACGGGCGGTGCTTTTCTCGTCGCACATCACCGAAGACATAGAAAAGGTCGCCGATACGGTGACGTTCCTGGTCGACGGGCGGATCGCCCTGACCGGGGAGAAGGACGCGGTCACGGAGTCCTGGAAACGCCTCGCCTTCCGGCCGGCGGACGCCGCAGGGGCGGAAGCGGCCCGCGGGTTGTTCCCCTATGTCGTGATCCGGGACGGCGAGGTGACGGCGGTGACCGGAAGCTTCACGCCGGAGGTTCTGGCCGCGGCGCGGGAGTTGGCCGCGGGTCCGGTCCGGGTACAGCCCATGGGGCTGGAGGAGATTCTGTTGACGCTGGTGCGCGAGGGGGAATGAAGCGGTGTGGGGCTTGATTTATAAGGACTTCTACCAGCAGGCCCGGAACCTCGGGATCATGATCGTGATCACCCTGGTCCTGGTCGTCTACGCGGCGGCGACCGGGGGCGGGGCCGGGGTCATAGCCGTCGTGGCGATCGTGGTGACCCTGAACTTCGTCCTCCGCAACGGTTACATTGAAGACCGCAACAATGCCCTGTCCTTCCTGTCCACCCTGCCCATCGGGCCGCGTGTGATCGTCGCGGCGAAGTACGCGTCCACGGCGCTGGCCGCCCTGGGGATCGCCGTTTTCGGTGTGGTCGCGGCGCGCATGGTCGCCCTTTGGGGCCTGCCGGTCGTCGCCGCCTGGAGTGACCTTCTGCTCATGGGCCTGATCAGCGCCGCTATGGCCCTGGTCCTGGGCGGGGTATACCTGCTCCTCTTTTTCCGGCTGGGGTACGCGGGCGCCGGCACCTACACCAGGATCTTCATCGTTGTCCTGGCCTTTGCCGCGGTGGCCCTCGTGAAAGCAAACGGGAACCAACCCCTGTTACCCGGCATGCTCAAGGCGATGGCGGCCCTGCAACCGTTGCCCCCCGTGGCGCTTCTGGCGCTGGCGGCTGCGGTCTGGTACGGGTGCTCCTTCGCCCTGGCGGTCCGTGTCTTCTCCCGGCGGGAACCGGGATAGGGGTAGACGTACGGGGCGAAAACCGCATTACACGGCCCGGCGGGTACCGCAGGGAACGCAAAGGGGTCTACCGGGACGATGCCTTTCCTGTAGCGGTGACGGCCATGTAATCCTTGATTTCGATTAGCAGCCTGTGCGCGGCCTCGCTGCTTTCTTCGCAGGCCATCAACTTGACCGGGACCGAGGTATCCACGCAGACGAAATCACTCACCCCGCCGGCCGCATGCATTTCCTCCCACAGGCGCCGCAGGCGGTCGAGAGCCGCACGGGCGCCCTCGCGGTCTGCCCTATGAAGGAACCAATTCCCGGGGGCGGCCGACAGTGGCCAGGTAGATGACGCCCTCCTCCATCCCGTCCAGGCCCAGGACGGCGTTCAACTGGTCGTCAAAGAAAGCGCCGATGGGGCACGACCCCAGCCCCAGGGCCGTGGCCGCCAGCAACAGGTTCTGGGCGATATGCCCGGCGTCCAGGTAGACGTAACGGTAGGCGCGGTCACCGTACTTCCAGGCCGCGCGGGCGAAGACCGCCGACCAGACGAACACTGCGTCCGCGCGGGCCACAAAACCCTGGTCCAGGGCGGCCTCGGCTATGTTCCGGGCGAAGGAGCCATCCCTGAGTCTCTCCAGGCAGTGCAGGTCGGCCAGGTAGTGGTAAAGACCCGGCTTAAGCCCTTCCACCCGGCGGACGGCCAGGTAGGTCTCAATGGGGTAGAGGGCGCCGGCCGAGGGTGCGGCCCGCAGGGCGAACCCCTTTGAACGGCGGGTGATGCCCTGTGTCGTCCATAACAGCTGGGACAATTCCTCCGTGGTTACCGGCGCCGCTCCGTCGTAGCGCCGCCGGCTGCGGCGGCGGCGGATGACCTCCCACAGCGGCGCACCGCCCTCTTCCTCGGGGGCGGGCAGGGGCACCCTTTCCGTGCCGGCGTACGCCTTAACCGGCTCCGGCCGTGCCACCGGTACCGGGCGGGAGCGGGCAAGGCCTGAGCGGCTGTGCTTGGTCCGGGCCTGAAAAAGGGGCCCGATCTCCAGCAGCATTTTTCCGTCGCCTCCCGATGGCCTCCATGGTCAGCCTTCAATTATATTCTCCTGAAGGCCTAAAGGGTACGTGTTGTAGGGGGTAAGTTGGGCACGTCCGGATCCCGGTGAATTTGTACATTACCGGTATTCAGATGCCCAACGGATGCCTTGTATGCTTGCCGCGGATCAGGCTAACCCTTCAGGGAGCGTGATAAAGCCCATCCGCCGGAAGTGGTGGTCAAAAGCCAGGGCGGCCGGGAGCTTGAGCTCATTCATTACCGCGAAACTCGTACAATCGGTGAAAGAGAAGTCCTTGTCGCTGTACCGGACAAAGAGTTCCCAGGCCCTCTGCCACCTTTCCGGGGTGATCGGCAGCATCTTGACGACCTGCATCATCATCCCCTCCGCGCTGGGCGAATTCACCTTTCACCCCCTCATTTCCTCCCTCGGCCGATCAGAAGTTGAAGTCTTGGTCTTCTTTCTCCGCCCGGGCCGTGCGCTTACGCCAGCGAAGACCGCGGCCCTTGAGTTTCTCGGTGAGCCGGCGCGCCCGCTGTTCCAGGCCGCCGTCGAGGGGGGTGATCTCCTCGCGGGCCTCGTCGCTGACGACGATGATCTCCTTGCCCAGGGTTCGCAGGGTGCCGGCGGGCATCCAGGAGCGGCCCTTGAGGGTGGCCCCGAGGGAGGACGGCGCGACCTCCAGGCCGGCGACGGCGCCGGTCGGCGGGTCGATGCCGTAGTCCACCACCGTGCCCAGGATGTCGCCGCTCTCGGTGACGACGCGTGCCCCGACGAGGGGGGTGCGGTCCTTCCAGAGCTGGACCATCTCCGGCAGGTTGGCGGCCTTCTGGGCGGTCTGGCCGCGGGAGACCGTGACGGCGTTGGCTCCCATGGAGTGGACCTTGGCGAAGGGGATGAACCTTTGCTCTTTAAACACCCCGCGCCCCTCGACCACCAGGGCGACGAGGGCCTTTGCGGTTGGGTTGAGAATCAGGCCCTTGATGTGGCCCACCTTCGCCCCTTCCTCCAGGCTGATCACGGGCAGGCCCAGGAGTTCACTGGACTTACGCACGCGGGACCCCTCCTTCTCTCCCGGCCGTTTATGGGATTTTATGCCGTTTCCTGGTTTTGTATGCCTACCCGGGGTTATAATTT
The sequence above is a segment of the Thermoanaerobacterales bacterium genome. Coding sequences within it:
- a CDS encoding GntR family transcriptional regulator, giving the protein MQLLISQHNPVPLYQQIVEQVRDRIMRGELAPGEPLPSIRELARELVTSVITTKRAYLELEREGLIVTRQGVGSFVAAVDPAALAAARRKAARELLRRAVERARETGVGDRDIARMVEEILAVKEGEKE
- a CDS encoding copper amine oxidase N-terminal domain-containing protein encodes the protein MRRKWGIGLLIVPALLFYAPAASAQDIRLAVDGREHSISGAQIRDGQLFVPLPQFCRALGLEIHKYAGDERLYLSGDGMAVSLEIVPGRDYVGKGGVEVPLSRGAVKHGNQVYVPLRPLAELLDYQVTYRQGVVTLSFPTARAAPVEYPDHEGRRWDIYLRQPLITSMAADDLYYWAGTATGGILRITRSNPQEMVQFTTFNSDLPDSRIRLVETTPDGTKWALTGAGLVRFSGGESGFETVGDPYEPRECLVTTAPDGAKWLYDGRLAHLTGDGEAVFADTPEKIVSMAVDRDGVLWVIGESGKAYSRTEDGGFKECTALNPYIDRNHGGRIERVFVDSDGTKWFVLFLDFCPPESWHPFMIQRRLLHLLPDGQVEVIGEEQGVDRNWWIAGFVPQPNGDKLLLVTERVSLDATRDYLVTLDGRRKALKDKQEYGHSANANGQRYLVSRDSGYFCCLEEGRKPLVFKCNAKTFRYGGKAFFLDGWLWFAERDALYRIDREGKAQKFSHPQNYIFGPVVKVERKDGAHRFFVCSPAGSDNDSRIVILTGDGHLVCTNNWFGGNFFYREGIDHHTLYNKQREMSDRLGGNVWVEDVIYELEGDYQYMLCNDTETSRGYIVAVDGQDNVIRSENDLPDLGRSRIFYIDPEGGTWAVFQDGVLKFSIAGGRLTTEQVVLSPLEGGVNYMLLDGDSLWLATDGGVARTVIAGDCPV
- a CDS encoding SagB/ThcOx family dehydrogenase, coding for MLLEIGPLFQARTKHSRSGLARSRPVPVARPEPVKAYAGTERVPLPAPEEEGGAPLWEVIRRRRSRRRYDGAAPVTTEELSQLLWTTQGITRRSKGFALRAAPSAGALYPIETYLAVRRVEGLKPGLYHYLADLHCLERLRDGSFARNIAEAALDQGFVARADAVFVWSAVFARAAWKYGDRAYRYVYLDAGHIAQNLLLAATALGLGSCPIGAFFDDQLNAVLGLDGMEEGVIYLATVGRPRELVPS
- a CDS encoding ABC-2 transporter permease, encoding MWGLIYKDFYQQARNLGIMIVITLVLVVYAAATGGGAGVIAVVAIVVTLNFVLRNGYIEDRNNALSFLSTLPIGPRVIVAAKYASTALAALGIAVFGVVAARMVALWGLPVVAAWSDLLLMGLISAAMALVLGGVYLLLFFRLGYAGAGTYTRIFIVVLAFAAVALVKANGNQPLLPGMLKAMAALQPLPPVALLALAAAVWYGCSFALAVRVFSRREPG
- a CDS encoding PIN domain-containing protein: MNSPSAEGMMMQVVKMLPITPERWQRAWELFVRYSDKDFSFTDCTSFAVMNELKLPAALAFDHHFRRMGFITLPEGLA
- a CDS encoding ATP-binding cassette domain-containing protein, whose amino-acid sequence is MSVHPVPREWAEGDAPPALRLAGVTKRYPGFALRDVDLELPPGRIMGLVGPNGAGKSTLIKIVLNLVRPDAGRVTVFGLDHREREPAVKSLVGYVPEENRLYEDLSGAWLARFVSRYYPAWDDRLFARLTAGFKVPVEKKVRELSKGNRMKLSVALALAHRPRLVLLDEPTSGVDPVTRHELMEELLEVIMDEERAVLFSSHITEDIEKVADTVTFLVDGRIALTGEKDAVTESWKRLAFRPADAAGAEAARGLFPYVVIRDGEVTAVTGSFTPEVLAAARELAAGPVRVQPMGLEEILLTLVREGE
- a CDS encoding PRC-barrel domain-containing protein, yielding MRKSSELLGLPVISLEEGAKVGHIKGLILNPTAKALVALVVEGRGVFKEQRFIPFAKVHSMGANAVTVSRGQTAQKAANLPEMVQLWKDRTPLVGARVVTESGDILGTVVDYGIDPPTGAVAGLEVAPSSLGATLKGRSWMPAGTLRTLGKEIIVVSDEAREEITPLDGGLEQRARRLTEKLKGRGLRWRKRTARAEKEDQDFNF